Proteins encoded together in one Mycobacterium sp. MS1601 window:
- a CDS encoding cobyrinate a,c-diamide synthase translates to MVRGGHGEPVLAPAVVIAAPTSGSGKTTVATGLMGALRAAGRSVAPFKVGPDFIDPGYHALATGRPGRNLDPVLVGEGLVDSLYAHGRAGADIAVIEGVMGLFDGRITDGAQVPAPGSTAHVAALLRVPVVLVVDARGQSQSIAALLHGFSTYDSGTRLAGVIFNRVGSARHEQILRAACDTVGLPVLGAIPRHDDLQVPSRHLGLITAVEHGRAAGLAVEAMTTLIARYVDLQAVEQIAAAATAPVYAWSPEVVGEPVPGSAVVAVAAGRAFSFSYAEHRELLTAAGAQVVTFDPLEDTLPDNTAAVVLPGGFPEQYLVELSGNTVLREQIRVLSQRAPVHAECAGLTYLMGDLDGHPMCGVLDGSARFTARLTLGYREAVALTDSSLHTAGSRIAGHEFHRTTVEFNSSYPQAWAYRMPDGSSRRDGAVHARVHASYVHTHPAAAPQSVRRFVAHCVPTKLAG, encoded by the coding sequence ATGGTGAGGGGTGGGCATGGTGAGCCCGTGCTAGCCCCCGCCGTCGTCATCGCCGCGCCCACCTCGGGCAGCGGAAAGACCACGGTGGCAACAGGTTTGATGGGTGCCCTGCGGGCCGCCGGACGTTCGGTGGCGCCGTTCAAGGTGGGGCCCGACTTCATCGACCCCGGCTACCACGCCTTGGCCACAGGACGTCCGGGCCGCAACCTGGACCCCGTGTTGGTGGGTGAGGGACTCGTCGACTCGCTTTATGCGCACGGCCGAGCCGGCGCGGACATCGCAGTCATCGAAGGCGTGATGGGGCTGTTCGATGGACGCATCACCGACGGAGCGCAGGTGCCCGCGCCCGGATCCACCGCGCATGTGGCCGCTCTGCTGAGGGTGCCCGTGGTGCTGGTGGTCGACGCCCGTGGCCAGAGCCAGAGCATCGCGGCACTGCTGCACGGTTTTTCGACGTACGACAGCGGCACCCGATTGGCCGGGGTCATCTTCAACCGGGTCGGATCGGCGCGCCACGAGCAGATTCTGCGAGCGGCCTGCGACACGGTGGGACTACCGGTGCTGGGCGCCATCCCGCGCCACGATGACCTTCAGGTTCCGTCGCGGCACCTCGGCCTGATCACCGCGGTGGAACACGGGAGAGCCGCCGGCCTTGCCGTCGAGGCGATGACCACGCTGATAGCCCGGTATGTGGATCTGCAGGCGGTGGAGCAGATCGCGGCCGCCGCCACCGCCCCCGTGTACGCCTGGTCGCCGGAGGTCGTGGGGGAACCCGTGCCCGGGTCTGCGGTGGTGGCAGTGGCGGCGGGGCGCGCCTTCAGCTTCAGCTACGCCGAGCACCGCGAACTGCTCACCGCAGCGGGCGCGCAGGTGGTGACCTTCGACCCGTTGGAAGACACGTTGCCCGACAACACCGCCGCGGTGGTGCTGCCTGGCGGCTTTCCCGAGCAGTACCTGGTCGAACTGTCGGGGAACACCGTGCTGCGCGAACAGATCCGCGTGCTGTCGCAGCGGGCGCCGGTACACGCCGAGTGCGCCGGGCTGACCTACCTGATGGGCGATCTCGACGGACACCCGATGTGCGGCGTGCTGGACGGCTCGGCCCGCTTCACTGCGCGTCTCACCCTCGGCTACCGCGAGGCGGTGGCACTCACCGACTCGTCGCTACACACCGCGGGTTCCAGAATTGCCGGCCACGAATTCCACCGCACCACAGTCGAATTCAACTCCAGCTACCCGCAGGCCTGGGCCTACCGGATGCCCGACGGTTCCAGCCGGCGCGACGGCGCCGTACACGCCCGCGTGCACGCCTCCTACGTGCACACCCACCCCGCCGCCGCCCCGCAGTCCGTGCGTCGCTTCGTCGCACACTGCGTACCCACTAAGCTCGCCGGGTGA
- the cobO gene encoding cob(I)yrinic acid a,c-diamide adenosyltransferase: protein MPQGVPAVVPQDGLTTRARRNTPVLAVHTGPGKGKSTAAFGMALRAWNSGLSVAVFQFVKSAKWKVGEEAAFRQLGELHQQHGIGAAVEWHKMGAGWSWTRKHGEEADHAAAAADGWAEIARRLASGQHDFYVLDEFTYPLKWGWVDTGEVIDTLARRPGMQHVVITGRDAPPALVEAADLVTEMTKVKHPMDAGRKGQKGIEW, encoded by the coding sequence ATGCCGCAGGGAGTTCCCGCAGTTGTACCCCAGGACGGGCTGACCACCCGAGCGCGCCGCAACACCCCGGTGCTCGCCGTGCACACCGGACCCGGCAAGGGGAAATCCACCGCCGCCTTCGGAATGGCCTTGCGCGCATGGAACTCCGGACTGAGCGTCGCGGTGTTCCAGTTCGTCAAGAGCGCCAAGTGGAAGGTCGGCGAGGAAGCGGCCTTCCGGCAGCTCGGCGAACTGCACCAGCAGCATGGCATCGGCGCCGCGGTCGAATGGCACAAGATGGGTGCGGGCTGGTCCTGGACCCGCAAACACGGTGAGGAGGCCGATCACGCCGCCGCGGCCGCCGACGGCTGGGCCGAGATCGCCCGCAGGTTGGCCTCAGGGCAACACGATTTCTACGTACTCGACGAGTTCACCTACCCGCTCAAGTGGGGTTGGGTGGACACCGGGGAGGTGATCGACACCCTGGCGCGGCGCCCCGGCATGCAGCACGTGGTGATCACCGGCCGTGACGCACCGCCGGCGCTGGTCGAGGCCGCCGACCTGGTGACGGAGATGACCAAGGTCAAACACCCGATGGACGCGGGACGCAAGGGCCAGAAGGGCATCGAATGGTGA
- a CDS encoding magnesium chelatase subunit D family protein: MTYPFSAIVGHDQLRLALVLCAVRPDIGGVLIRGEKGTAKSTAVRALSNILTAVDDGRLVELPIGATEDRVVGSLDLQKVLHDGEHAFSPGLLARAHRGVLYVDEVNLLHDHLVDVLLDAAAMGRVHIERDGVSHSHDARFVLIGTMNPEEGELRPQLLDRFGLTVDVRASRDVDVRVAVIRARMDYEADPDAFAARYADADAEVARRVADARSRVPAVTLSDNSLRSIAALCAAFDVDGMRADLVVARTAVAHAAWRGAEAVEQDDIRVAAELALPHRRRRDPFDDPGLDPGVLDEALAQSDSTEPEPEPDPDPSGGGGARPSENSQQQRDSSSAGAASKPSAPPVQPFRTKALRVPGVGEGAPGRRSRARNRTGAVVGAATADSDDGHGVHLFATVLAAAHRPGPLRPDVEDLRTAIREGREGNLVIFLVDASGSMAARDRMSAVSGAALSLLRDAYQRRDKVAVITFRQRSASVLLPPTSSAYIASRRLARFDTGGKTPLAEGLLAARDLVTRERVRDRARRPLVVVLTDGRATGGPDPLGRTRAAAARLVAEGAAAVVIDCETSYIKLGLAATLAVQLDAPVLRLEQLRAENLTQAVRSVA; this comes from the coding sequence GTGACGTATCCGTTCAGCGCGATCGTCGGGCACGATCAGCTGCGGTTGGCTCTCGTGCTGTGCGCAGTGCGCCCCGATATCGGTGGGGTGTTGATCCGCGGCGAGAAAGGCACCGCCAAATCGACTGCCGTGCGGGCCTTGTCGAACATTCTGACCGCGGTGGACGACGGCCGGCTCGTGGAACTGCCCATCGGCGCCACCGAGGACCGCGTGGTGGGCTCGTTGGACCTGCAGAAGGTGCTCCACGACGGGGAACACGCCTTCTCGCCCGGGCTGCTGGCCCGCGCCCACCGTGGGGTGCTCTACGTCGACGAAGTGAACCTGCTGCACGACCACCTGGTCGACGTGCTGCTGGACGCCGCCGCGATGGGGCGAGTGCACATCGAACGTGACGGCGTATCCCACTCGCACGACGCCAGATTCGTCTTGATAGGCACCATGAACCCCGAAGAGGGGGAGTTGCGCCCCCAATTGCTGGACCGGTTCGGGCTCACCGTCGACGTGCGGGCCTCCCGCGACGTCGACGTCCGTGTCGCGGTGATCCGGGCCAGGATGGATTACGAAGCCGACCCGGACGCCTTCGCCGCCCGCTACGCCGACGCTGACGCCGAGGTGGCCCGCCGCGTCGCCGACGCGCGGTCGCGGGTGCCCGCTGTGACGTTGAGTGACAACTCTTTACGCAGTATCGCCGCCCTGTGTGCGGCCTTCGACGTGGACGGGATGCGGGCCGATCTCGTGGTGGCGCGCACCGCGGTGGCACATGCCGCGTGGCGCGGCGCCGAGGCAGTCGAACAGGACGACATCAGGGTGGCCGCCGAGCTGGCGTTACCGCATCGGCGTCGCCGCGATCCGTTCGACGACCCCGGCCTGGACCCGGGTGTGCTGGACGAAGCTCTGGCGCAGTCCGATTCCACCGAGCCCGAACCCGAGCCCGACCCTGATCCGTCCGGCGGCGGCGGGGCGCGCCCGTCGGAAAACTCGCAGCAGCAGCGTGATTCGTCGTCCGCGGGCGCTGCGTCCAAACCGAGTGCACCGCCTGTGCAGCCGTTCCGAACCAAGGCGCTGCGGGTGCCCGGTGTCGGGGAAGGAGCACCGGGGCGACGGTCACGGGCGCGCAACCGGACCGGCGCCGTGGTGGGCGCCGCCACGGCGGACTCCGACGACGGCCACGGTGTGCACTTGTTCGCCACCGTGCTGGCCGCCGCACACCGGCCGGGTCCGCTGCGCCCGGATGTCGAGGACCTGCGCACCGCGATACGCGAAGGCCGTGAAGGCAATCTGGTGATTTTCCTGGTCGACGCTTCGGGGTCGATGGCCGCCCGCGACCGGATGTCGGCGGTCAGCGGCGCGGCACTGTCGCTGCTGCGCGACGCCTACCAGCGCCGCGACAAGGTCGCCGTCATCACTTTCCGCCAGCGTTCGGCCAGTGTGCTGCTACCTCCCACGTCGTCGGCCTACATCGCGTCGCGGCGGCTGGCCCGGTTCGACACCGGTGGCAAGACCCCGCTGGCCGAGGGCCTGCTGGCAGCCCGTGATCTGGTGACCCGGGAAAGGGTGCGCGACCGCGCGCGCAGACCTCTGGTGGTGGTGTTGACCGACGGCCGCGCCACCGGTGGGCCGGACCCACTGGGCCGCACCAGAGCCGCCGCCGCCCGCTTGGTCGCCGAGGGTGCCGCGGCAGTGGTGATCGACTGCGAGACCTCCTATATCAAGCTCGGATTGGCTGCCACGCTGGCCGTCCAGCTGGACGCTCCGGTGCTTCGCCTGGAACAGCTGCGCGCCGAGAACCTCACCCAGGCCGTGCGCAGCGTGGCCTGA
- a CDS encoding GNAT family N-acetyltransferase — protein sequence MTVALRRKWAQDLSAATLYELLKLRVEVFVVEQACAYPELDGRDLLPETRHFWLDLPDGEVIATLRLMEEHTGGAKSFRIGRVCTKQSARGQGHTTRLLQAAIAEVGDYSCRIDAQTYLVEMYSAHGFVRDGDEYLDDGIPHVPMLRQGSRTEDQA from the coding sequence GTGACGGTAGCTCTGCGCAGGAAATGGGCCCAGGACCTCAGCGCGGCGACGCTGTATGAGCTGCTGAAGCTGCGGGTAGAGGTGTTCGTCGTCGAACAGGCCTGTGCCTACCCGGAACTCGACGGCCGTGACCTGCTGCCGGAGACCCGGCACTTCTGGCTGGACCTGCCCGACGGTGAGGTGATCGCCACCCTGCGGCTGATGGAGGAGCACACCGGGGGAGCGAAGTCTTTCCGGATCGGCCGGGTGTGCACCAAACAGTCCGCTCGCGGGCAAGGCCACACCACCCGGCTGTTGCAGGCAGCGATCGCCGAGGTCGGCGACTACAGCTGCCGGATCGACGCGCAGACCTACCTGGTGGAGATGTACTCGGCCCACGGTTTCGTCCGTGACGGCGACGAGTACCTCGACGACGGGATTCCGCACGTGCCGATGCTGCGACAGGGAAGTCGCACCGAGGATCAGGCGTGA
- the mqo gene encoding malate dehydrogenase (quinone) yields the protein MSDANITKTDVVLVGAGIMSATLGALLRIVEPNWSITLIERLDGAAAESSDPWNNAGTGHSALCELNYTPEKSDGTIDITKAVAVNEQFQVSRQFWAHAVEKGILPDVRNFLNPVPHVSFVEGADRVEYLRKRRDALASNPLFATTEFINDADEFARRLPFMAAKRNFAEPVALNWTTDGTDIDFGSLAKQLIGFGVRSGTTAMFGHEVRDVSQQSDGSWTVKVVNRRTGAKRTLNTKFVFVGAGGDALHLLQKSGIKEAKGYGGFPVGGQFLRASNPAVTSGHRAKVYGFPPLGAPPMSAPHLDTRIINGKPWLLFGPFAGWSPKFLKQGKVTDLPLSVKPDNLASMLGVGLSQMSLVKYLIGQLMLSEGDRVDALRVFAPSALDSDWELTIAGQRVQVIKPAKGKGGTLEFGTTVLAAADGSIAGLLGASPGASTAVPAMLDVMKRCFGDRYQAWQPRLKEMIPSLGTELSHEPELFAEVWDWGTKVLGLEAGADAGAAALAAGPDTSVSASESDDPEPAGVV from the coding sequence GTGTCAGACGCGAACATCACCAAGACGGACGTCGTGCTGGTCGGCGCCGGAATCATGAGCGCCACCCTGGGCGCCCTGCTGCGCATCGTCGAGCCCAACTGGTCGATCACCTTGATCGAGCGACTCGACGGCGCGGCGGCCGAGAGCAGCGACCCGTGGAACAACGCGGGCACCGGGCACTCCGCACTGTGTGAGCTCAACTACACCCCGGAGAAGTCGGACGGCACCATCGACATCACCAAGGCCGTCGCCGTCAACGAGCAGTTCCAGGTGTCCCGGCAGTTCTGGGCCCACGCCGTCGAGAAGGGCATCCTGCCCGACGTCCGCAACTTCTTGAACCCGGTGCCGCACGTCAGCTTCGTCGAGGGTGCCGACCGGGTGGAGTACCTGCGCAAGCGACGCGATGCACTGGCGTCCAACCCGCTGTTCGCCACCACCGAATTCATCAACGACGCCGACGAGTTCGCCCGCCGGCTGCCGTTCATGGCGGCCAAGCGCAACTTCGCCGAGCCGGTGGCGCTTAATTGGACCACCGACGGCACCGACATCGACTTCGGATCGCTGGCAAAGCAACTCATCGGGTTCGGGGTGCGCAGCGGCACCACCGCGATGTTCGGTCACGAGGTGCGTGACGTCTCCCAGCAGTCCGACGGCAGCTGGACTGTCAAGGTGGTCAACCGCCGCACCGGCGCCAAGCGCACACTGAACACCAAGTTCGTCTTCGTCGGCGCAGGCGGTGATGCACTGCACCTGCTGCAGAAGTCGGGCATCAAGGAGGCCAAGGGCTACGGTGGCTTCCCGGTGGGTGGGCAGTTCCTGCGCGCCTCCAATCCGGCCGTCACCAGCGGCCACCGGGCCAAGGTCTACGGCTTCCCGCCGTTGGGTGCCCCGCCCATGTCGGCCCCGCACCTGGACACCCGCATCATCAACGGCAAGCCCTGGCTGCTGTTCGGGCCGTTCGCCGGCTGGTCGCCGAAGTTCCTCAAGCAGGGCAAGGTCACCGATCTGCCGCTGTCGGTCAAGCCGGACAACCTGGCCTCGATGCTCGGTGTCGGCCTGTCGCAGATGAGCCTGGTGAAGTACCTCATCGGTCAGCTGATGCTGTCCGAGGGCGACCGTGTCGACGCGCTGCGGGTCTTTGCGCCCAGTGCACTCGATTCCGACTGGGAGCTCACCATCGCCGGACAACGTGTGCAGGTCATCAAGCCGGCCAAGGGCAAGGGCGGCACCCTCGAATTCGGCACCACCGTGCTGGCGGCCGCTGACGGAAGCATCGCGGGCCTGTTGGGCGCCTCGCCCGGCGCATCCACCGCTGTCCCGGCCATGCTGGACGTGATGAAGCGCTGCTTCGGTGATCGTTATCAGGCCTGGCAGCCCAGGCTCAAGGAGATGATCCCGTCGCTGGGCACCGAACTCTCGCACGAGCCCGAGCTGTTCGCCGAGGTCTGGGACTGGGGCACCAAGGTGCTGGGCCTGGAAGCCGGTGCCGACGCGGGAGCGGCTGCCCTGGCCGCCGGTCCCGACACCTCGGTGTCCGCCTCCGAGTCCGATGATCCCGAGCCTGCAGGAGTGGTGTGA
- a CDS encoding TetR/AcrR family transcriptional regulator, protein MRADAARNRRRILDAATEAFQKSGVSASLDDIARAAGVGPGTLYRHFPTRDQLVLAVIETGLRDLAVLARKLSGTADPVTALGHWLTAYIAEAGLFDGLARSLVAPPQDDDPGKEACRAAGEAGEMLIAEAVAAGQLRADAAIGDVLDMAAAIAWVGEQPDRDDRQRDRLLRILIDGLRAPSQFDAG, encoded by the coding sequence GTGCGGGCTGATGCCGCGCGAAACCGACGCCGGATTCTCGATGCCGCCACCGAGGCGTTCCAGAAGTCCGGTGTGTCGGCGTCACTCGACGACATCGCCCGTGCCGCCGGAGTGGGACCGGGAACCCTGTACCGCCATTTCCCCACCAGAGACCAGCTGGTGCTGGCGGTCATCGAGACAGGATTACGGGATCTCGCAGTGCTGGCCCGCAAGCTCTCGGGTACCGCGGACCCGGTGACAGCGCTGGGGCACTGGCTGACCGCCTACATCGCCGAGGCCGGCCTCTTTGATGGGTTGGCCCGCAGTTTGGTGGCGCCGCCCCAGGACGACGACCCCGGCAAGGAGGCCTGCAGGGCCGCCGGCGAAGCGGGGGAAATGCTGATTGCCGAGGCCGTGGCGGCGGGGCAGCTGCGCGCCGATGCGGCAATCGGCGACGTCCTGGACATGGCGGCGGCCATCGCCTGGGTCGGCGAACAACCTGACCGCGATGACCGGCAGCGGGACCGGCTGCTGCGGATTCTCATCGACGGACTGCGTGCCCCGTCACAATTCGACGCGGGCTAA
- a CDS encoding TIGR03564 family F420-dependent LLM class oxidoreductase: MRVTPMSLPNSSDTLTTVISSVIAADAAGLSRAWLPQLPPVPGLAPWDALTALALAGQQARRIDLGTSVNVTYHQHPFTLARQALTTNAAVDGRLTLGVGTGHQPMVEALGHSFERPARYMREFLEILIPAMAGAELDYHGSHLTAVGRVELAAPAPQVVIAALGPRMLDLAAELTDGTVTTWTGPRTLEQHIIPRITNRAAQLGRPAPQVIASLPVLVTQDVDAARQSLSEAFGYTAEMPSYRGVLDREGVAGVGDIAVAGDEEQVVQQLRRLADIGVTEFVGFLFGDPETVHRTRALLAGLQRERAPLQ, encoded by the coding sequence GTGCGCGTCACTCCCATGTCCCTGCCCAACTCTTCCGACACCCTCACCACGGTGATCAGCTCGGTCATTGCCGCCGACGCCGCGGGGCTCAGTCGAGCCTGGCTGCCCCAGCTGCCGCCGGTACCGGGGCTGGCCCCCTGGGACGCGCTCACGGCGTTGGCACTGGCCGGGCAACAGGCCCGCCGCATCGATCTGGGCACCAGCGTCAATGTCACCTATCACCAGCACCCGTTCACATTGGCCCGCCAGGCGCTGACCACCAACGCCGCCGTCGACGGCCGGCTGACCCTCGGTGTCGGGACCGGGCACCAGCCGATGGTCGAAGCGCTGGGTCATTCCTTCGAGCGACCCGCCCGGTACATGCGGGAATTCCTGGAGATCCTGATCCCCGCCATGGCCGGCGCCGAGCTGGACTACCACGGCAGCCACCTCACGGCCGTGGGGCGCGTGGAACTGGCCGCGCCGGCGCCCCAGGTGGTCATCGCCGCACTGGGCCCGCGCATGCTCGACCTCGCCGCCGAACTGACCGACGGCACGGTCACCACCTGGACGGGCCCCAGAACGCTGGAACAGCACATCATTCCGCGGATCACCAACCGCGCAGCACAGCTTGGCCGGCCCGCACCACAGGTCATCGCCTCGTTGCCGGTGCTCGTCACCCAGGACGTCGACGCCGCGCGACAGTCACTGTCCGAGGCCTTCGGCTACACCGCGGAGATGCCGTCCTACCGAGGCGTACTGGACCGCGAGGGTGTCGCCGGTGTTGGCGACATCGCCGTCGCCGGCGACGAAGAGCAGGTGGTGCAACAGTTGCGCCGGCTCGCCGACATCGGCGTCACCGAGTTCGTCGGATTCCTCTTCGGCGACCCTGAGACGGTGCACCGCACCCGCGCGTTGCTCGCCGGTCTGCAACGGGAGCGTGCGCCGCTACAGTGA
- a CDS encoding alpha/beta hydrolase, which produces MTAWDPDILPGFVQTTVELGADPHGEGDLVATLVRPEHVSPTRHAVLAVHGYTDYFFNTELADRFADHGVAFYALDLHKCGRSWREGQTPHFTTDLTRYDAELERALTIIRQETDDATTCVYGHSAGGLIVTLWLDRVRRRDATAALGIGGLVLNSPFFDLRGPAILRSPPTGAALRGLARLRKLQVVRKPTPGGYGTSLHRDYSGEFDYDLALKPVGGFPVTFGWINAVRRGHARLHRGLDVGVPNLILRSDHSVTETNDPRALQTGDAVLDVSQIARWAGCVGGTHTTVAPVVDAKHDVFLSLSAPRAAAYRELHRWLDLYLNTSSVS; this is translated from the coding sequence GTGACGGCATGGGATCCCGACATCCTGCCCGGATTCGTCCAGACCACGGTCGAACTGGGTGCCGACCCACACGGTGAAGGCGATCTGGTGGCCACCCTGGTGCGCCCGGAGCACGTCAGCCCGACCAGGCACGCCGTTCTGGCGGTACACGGCTACACCGACTACTTCTTCAACACCGAATTGGCCGATCGGTTCGCCGACCACGGTGTCGCCTTCTATGCCCTCGATCTGCACAAGTGCGGCCGGTCGTGGCGGGAAGGCCAGACCCCGCACTTCACCACCGATCTGACCCGATACGACGCCGAGCTGGAACGCGCACTGACGATCATCCGCCAGGAAACCGACGATGCCACCACGTGCGTGTACGGCCACTCCGCCGGCGGGTTGATCGTCACACTGTGGCTGGACCGGGTGCGCCGCCGTGACGCCACCGCCGCACTGGGTATCGGCGGACTGGTGCTCAACAGCCCGTTCTTCGACCTGCGCGGTCCGGCGATCCTGCGCAGTCCACCCACTGGCGCCGCCCTGAGGGGACTGGCCCGACTGCGCAAGCTCCAGGTGGTGCGCAAACCCACCCCCGGCGGGTACGGCACGTCGCTGCACCGCGACTACTCCGGTGAATTCGACTACGACTTGGCACTCAAACCGGTGGGCGGGTTCCCGGTCACCTTCGGCTGGATCAACGCGGTCCGCCGCGGCCACGCCCGGCTGCACCGCGGCCTTGACGTGGGCGTGCCAAATCTGATCCTGCGCTCGGACCACAGTGTGACCGAGACCAACGATCCGCGTGCGCTGCAGACCGGTGACGCGGTGCTCGACGTCTCCCAGATCGCGCGCTGGGCCGGCTGTGTCGGCGGCACGCACACCACAGTGGCACCCGTCGTCGACGCCAAACACGATGTCTTCCTGTCACTTTCAGCTCCGCGTGCTGCTGCCTACCGCGAGCTGCACCGCTGGCTGGACCTCTACCTCAACACCTCCTCCGTCAGCTGA
- the mtr gene encoding mycothione reductase, which translates to MEHFDLAIIGTGSGNSILDERYDGKKVAICEQGTFGGTCLNVGCIPTKMFVYAAEVAATIRDSARFGIDASIEKVRWSDIVSRVFGRIDPIAMGGERYRRSSPNVTVFDSHTRFGPTRDDGRHVLRTEAGDEFTADQVVIAAGARASVPEAIAGCGVQYYTSDTIMRISELPEHLIIVGGGFVAAEFAHVFSALGTRVTMVIRGSALLTHCDDTICERFTDVAGKKWDIHSRRNVVGSRPCESGVELELDDGSLLAGDALLVATGRIPNGDLLSADSAGVELDDDGLIKVDEYQRTTARGIFALGDVSSPYQLKHVANHEARVVRHNLLTDWDDTETLVASDHRFVPSAVFTDPQIAMVGLTENQARAAGYRAITKVQDYGDVAYGWAMEDTTGIAKIVVDQDTGSILGAHIMGHQASSLIQPLIQAMSFGLGGQEMARGQYWIHPALPEVIENALLALCGEPSWPPPKRH; encoded by the coding sequence ATGGAACATTTCGACCTGGCGATCATCGGCACCGGCTCGGGAAACAGCATCCTCGACGAACGGTATGACGGCAAGAAGGTGGCGATCTGCGAGCAGGGCACCTTCGGCGGTACCTGCCTCAACGTCGGCTGCATTCCCACCAAGATGTTCGTCTATGCAGCGGAAGTTGCTGCCACCATTCGCGATTCGGCCCGGTTCGGCATCGACGCCAGCATCGAGAAGGTGCGCTGGAGCGATATCGTCTCACGGGTCTTCGGGCGCATCGACCCGATCGCGATGGGCGGTGAACGCTACCGGCGCTCCTCACCGAACGTCACCGTGTTCGACAGCCACACCCGTTTCGGACCCACCCGTGACGACGGCCGCCATGTGCTGCGCACCGAAGCGGGTGACGAGTTCACCGCCGATCAGGTGGTGATTGCCGCGGGTGCGCGCGCGTCGGTCCCCGAGGCCATCGCAGGATGCGGGGTGCAGTACTACACCAGCGACACCATCATGCGGATCTCCGAGTTGCCCGAGCACCTGATCATCGTCGGCGGCGGTTTTGTCGCCGCCGAGTTCGCGCACGTGTTCTCGGCACTGGGTACCCGCGTGACGATGGTGATCCGCGGATCAGCGCTGCTGACCCACTGCGACGACACGATCTGCGAGCGGTTCACCGATGTGGCCGGCAAGAAATGGGACATCCACAGCCGCCGCAACGTCGTCGGTTCCCGGCCGTGCGAGTCCGGGGTGGAGCTGGAACTCGACGACGGCTCGCTCCTGGCCGGCGACGCGCTCCTGGTGGCGACTGGCCGAATCCCCAACGGCGACTTGCTGTCTGCGGACTCGGCCGGCGTCGAGCTGGACGATGACGGCCTGATCAAGGTCGACGAATACCAGCGCACCACCGCCCGCGGGATCTTCGCCCTCGGCGACGTGAGCTCGCCGTATCAGCTCAAGCACGTCGCCAACCACGAAGCCCGGGTGGTGCGCCACAACCTGCTGACCGACTGGGACGACACCGAGACCCTGGTGGCGTCCGACCACCGTTTTGTGCCGTCCGCGGTGTTCACCGATCCGCAGATCGCGATGGTGGGGCTCACCGAGAACCAGGCCAGAGCTGCCGGGTACCGCGCCATCACCAAGGTGCAGGACTACGGCGACGTCGCCTATGGCTGGGCGATGGAGGACACCACCGGTATCGCCAAGATCGTTGTCGACCAGGACACCGGGAGCATCCTGGGTGCGCACATCATGGGGCATCAGGCGTCGTCGCTGATCCAGCCGTTGATCCAGGCCATGAGCTTCGGACTCGGTGGCCAGGAGATGGCCCGCGGGCAGTACTGGATCCATCCGGCGTTGCCCGAGGTGATCGAGAACGCGTTGCTGGCTCTGTGCGGCGAGCCGTCCTGGCCTCCGCCCAAGCGGCATTAG
- a CDS encoding ArsR/SmtB family transcription factor: MNADRLPDEQAGLIVEVFRMLADTTRIQILWALTHGERSVNDLAEHVDKPAPSVSQHLAKLRMARLVRTRREGTQVIYRLENDHVRQLVVDAVHNAEHAGPGIPGHHRHDKQVHPLPGETA; the protein is encoded by the coding sequence ATGAACGCCGATCGTTTGCCCGACGAGCAGGCCGGCTTGATCGTCGAGGTCTTCCGCATGCTCGCCGACACCACCCGCATCCAGATCCTGTGGGCGCTGACGCACGGGGAACGCTCGGTCAATGACCTGGCCGAGCACGTCGACAAACCCGCGCCGTCGGTGTCCCAGCACCTGGCGAAGCTGCGGATGGCTCGCCTGGTCCGCACCCGCAGGGAGGGCACCCAGGTGATCTACCGCCTGGAGAACGACCACGTGCGCCAGCTGGTGGTGGACGCCGTCCACAACGCCGAACACGCGGGCCCCGGCATCCCGGGCCACCACCGCCACGACAAGCAGGTGCACCCGCTGCCGGGCGAAACCGCCTAG